DNA from Nitrospina gracilis Nb-211:
TCAGGAAATGCGGCAGAAAATCGATGGCAATGTGCTTTCGTTCACGCACCGCCAAAGACGCCCCCAGAAAACCCACCCACAGCACCAACTGGCGAAGCAGGATGTCCCCCCACAGGATGCCGGTGCCCATCAGGTTGCGCAGGATCACCTGGCCGAAGGAGAGTAGAACCATGACCGTCAGCAGGAGGATCAGGACGGCGGTTTCGATACGGGCGAGAATGTCATCGAATTGGCGTACGGTTCGCATGGCAGACGGTTTGGGAATGGGTGGAATGCCGGTTTCGGTTCGGCTACGGAAAAGGGGATTTCAGATTCCCGGAAGCGAACCGGTACGGTTATGTATAATAAAGGCTTTGCCATATCGGCTCAATCATTTAATACAATCCGCGGGAAAGCGGGAAATGGATGGTTTGG
Protein-coding regions in this window:
- a CDS encoding TRAP transporter small permease: MRTVRQFDDILARIETAVLILLLTVMVLLSFGQVILRNLMGTGILWGDILLRQLVLWVGFLGASLAVRERKHIAIDFLPHFLNGFWKKVNRIGVDVVTAVISIFLSLAAWDFMIFEKEGGSTLFLDIPVWLFQTILPFSFALIALRLILRVTSEIANFRMPAE